CTTCCCAAAAGACGGCGGAGCTTGTCACAGACATTGCGCAGGTATTGGATCTGGAACTTTCTGACGGTACAGGGGGAGCTATGACGAGTAATGTGCCAATGGAAGATATCGAGGTCTATAAAATTGCAGAGCAGATGACTATTCCGTTAAAATTAGGGGAAGATGGGCAGGCTCATTATTGTCTTGTGTCAGTGGCGTTGTCTATGGACATTAAGAATGAAGGGTATAAAGCATATGGAGCAGGTCTCAGTTCCAAGGAGAGTTTGATAACCGCTAAGATTTATGATATTATTGGCAGCTATACATTGGAAGAGGCACAGGCAAACAAAGATCTGATGCGTGAAGATATACTGAAACAGGTTCAGGCAATGTTTGATTCTGACTTTATTTTCCAGGTTTCTTTTAGTGATATTATATTCCAATAAACCTCCTGTTGTTATATGATAGAAGGAGAATGGGAGGTGAGCCGGAGTGGGAGAAGTTTTATCCCAGGCTGAAATTGATATGCTGCTGTCGCAGATGAACAGCGGTGAATTTGATGCAGAGGAGATGCAGGCCAAGGATGAGAAACAGGCCAAGAATTATGACTTTAAACGTCCTGTTAAATTTTCCAAAGAGCATTTGCGAACCCTTGAAATTATATATGAACATTACGCACGGCTATTGTCCACCAATCTGCCGATTTATCTTCGCAAAAGTGTTCAGATTGATGTTGCCAGTTCGGAGACCGTTACATTCTCGGAGTTTTCCAATGCACTGGCCAATCCTGTTGTGCTGGGAATTATAGGCTTTGATCCTCTGCCAGGGAATATTTTGGTTGAGTTGACAGCGAATCTGGCTTTTGCCATTATTGACAGAATGCTCGGTGGGCAGGGAGTGCCGCTGGACAAGAGCAGAGATTTTTCTGAGATTGAGATGACTATTATTGAGAGAATTATGGTCATTGCGATTCAGCTTATGCGGGATCCCTGGAAGAATGTATTGGAGATCAATCCGCTCTTAGAGCGCATTGAGACGAATCCTCAGTTTGCACAGGTGATTTCACCCAGCGATATGATAGCTATCGTTACCTTGAACATCAAAATTGGTGATATAGAAGGGTTTATGAATGTCTGTCTTCCGTATCTGACGTTGGAAGACATTATGGATAATCTGAATACGAAATATTGGTATTCAACGATCAAGGCTGTCAGCGATGAAAGTTATGAGGAACATATTGAGTCGATGCTGCGGAGGGTGGATGTTCCGGTTAAAGCAGTGCTGGGCAACAGTGCGATTTCTGTAGATGATTTTATCCACCTTCAGGTGGGGGATATTATACGGCTGGATTCCAGAGTGGATTCTGATCTGAATATCTACGTTGGTAATATTAGAAAATTTACGGCATTACCGGGAGCAAACAATGATACATATGCGGTACAGGTAACGTCAATAGTCAGAGAGGAGGAATAGAGCATGGACGGGATGTTATCTCAGGATGAGATAAATGCCCTTCTGAGCGGCATGGATAATTCGCCAGAAGCACCGGCAAGCAGTCCCTCAAAGAACGAAGATGGGAGTGCACCGATCGACAAGTCGCTGCTTACGGATACGGAGAGAGATGCGATCGGTGAGATAGCCAACATTAGTATGGGTTCTTCGGCGACGACTCTTTATTCCCTGGTAAATATAAAGGTGGATATTACGACGCCAGTCGTTACTCTTTCTAACTGGAAGACCATGATTGAGGATTATGAAAAACCTTGTGTGTTTATCCAGATACGGTATACGGTCGGCTTGGAAGGCAGTAATATTCTTATTTTAAAAGAGCGGGACGTAAAGGTCATCACAGATCTGATGATGGGTGGAGATGGAACTAATATTGACGGGGAACTGGGAGAGCTGCATTTGAGTGCAATTTCTGAGGCAATGAATCAGATGATGGGTTCTTCTGCCACCTCGCTTTCCACGATGCTTGGCAAGATGATAGACATCAGTCCGCCGGAAGCCAGTCTTGTCGATTTGACAGAGTTCAAAAAGCCGGGGGAGATTGCAGAATTTCTTACCGGCACGTTCTGCAAAATT
The sequence above is a segment of the Lachnospiraceae bacterium JLR.KK008 genome. Coding sequences within it:
- a CDS encoding flagellar basal body-associated FliL family protein, with amino-acid sequence MKRNLLSVIILALLVVNLVLTSIMMVNVNSASQKTAELVTDIAQVLDLELSDGTGGAMTSNVPMEDIEVYKIAEQMTIPLKLGEDGQAHYCLVSVALSMDIKNEGYKAYGAGLSSKESLITAKIYDIIGSYTLEEAQANKDLMREDILKQVQAMFDSDFIFQVSFSDIIFQ
- the fliM gene encoding flagellar motor switch protein FliM is translated as MGEVLSQAEIDMLLSQMNSGEFDAEEMQAKDEKQAKNYDFKRPVKFSKEHLRTLEIIYEHYARLLSTNLPIYLRKSVQIDVASSETVTFSEFSNALANPVVLGIIGFDPLPGNILVELTANLAFAIIDRMLGGQGVPLDKSRDFSEIEMTIIERIMVIAIQLMRDPWKNVLEINPLLERIETNPQFAQVISPSDMIAIVTLNIKIGDIEGFMNVCLPYLTLEDIMDNLNTKYWYSTIKAVSDESYEEHIESMLRRVDVPVKAVLGNSAISVDDFIHLQVGDIIRLDSRVDSDLNIYVGNIRKFTALPGANNDTYAVQVTSIVREEE